The Bos indicus isolate NIAB-ARS_2022 breed Sahiwal x Tharparkar chromosome 27, NIAB-ARS_B.indTharparkar_mat_pri_1.0, whole genome shotgun sequence genome contains the following window.
CAAACCCTTGATAgtgttaatatattttcttccttcttttatatTGCAGTTAATACCAAGTAGAGGCAAAAAGTCAAATCAAACCTTCAAAACTAGTTTTTGGCTTAATTTGCAAGTGGTATTTTTCACCTTCTATATCTGAAGACACACACAACTTACAAAACTATGATTTTCCTTGAGAAACaacttttcactttaaaagaaaatcttttatttCCCCATTTAGGACATTAAGAGATGATTACATACAGTACCTTGTACCTCTGATggtagaatgctgctgctgctaagtcacttcagtcgtgtccgactctgtgcgccaATAGATAATTGTAGTTTTTGCAGAACTATTAATAATTGTTTTCAAAGTTTGCTTTAACTATGGTAAATATgcctttcattttaattaaaactatATTCTACAAGCAGaactgtttcagaaaaaaaatttcaagttccAGTGGCAATCTACCAAGTTGCTCTACCAATACACTTCAATTAACTTCCATTCACGTAGGCCACGATATTATATTAGAATACTATATATCTGATTGAAGTTCCCTTTTCTACCttctttttactctattttttcctccatttatcAAAAAATGTATGTTCACAATAGGAAACCTAGGAAATAAAGAACACTCTCCACAAACCCGAAATTTTATCACTCAGTGAGACAAGTTAAACTATTAGtgtattttatttcagtatttctaaccgtttatttacataatttatatGATACAGTTTTGAAAACTGTCACCAGAAATTTTTATAAACCCTTCAATGGTTGCTTCATATTTCATTAACTATAATTTACTTAACTATTATTCCTTGAAGCTGGGTTTTATTGAAGAACAGCTTAGTGatattacttattttttcctctcagtcTTTGATAACTAGGTTTCCACTGACAACATAATTCAACTGCCTGATATTTAAACAATTCTACAAGCCTTCACAGAAAAATGTTATCTCACCACTTGCTGTAAATTCCACTTACAAAAATGTACaaagataaaagtgaaaactCTAGAAAGCAAGCATTAAGGCTTGTGAAACTCACCGTAAGTCCAAGGAGCTTCTAGAAGCGCATCTAAATCAGGAGAGCAAGGGTACGGAGTAGATGGTTGATGCGGAGTATACTGTGAAAAAACTGGCTGCTGAAAATTGTAGACAGGCATTTGAGGTGGGAAATAGTCATTCACTGGCACAAAGTCATTTGCTTGTGGCTCCCCAGCAAAGTATCCAAAATATTGAGAGCACAAAAGATGAGAAGGGGTATTCTGAAAATGACTTGTAACTGCAGTCAACATCCCAGGAGGAGGTGGCTGTACTTCATAGAATGTTACTCCCTGGTATGTCTGGGGAGTGGAACTGCCATCGCTGCTGCTGTAACGATAAACACACCAAGAATAGTAAGGATGTGAAGTTTCAAATGAGCACCCAGAGAGAGTCACACTTTGGGGTATATGTAGACTGTGGAATTTCATTCAAGTATGTGGCAGCATTCTGAGCTAAGACTTTTGAATTCTGTTGTTCAGACAAAGAGTATTCTACTGTTTGATTCACATTAAGGGTGATGTTCTCAGGCTTCTACGGGTATAGTACTGAAATTCAATGTGTCcttcatgtatttttcttttgactcAGTTTTTGCAGGTCGTGCTTTATTTGCACAACAGGAATTTTGTTCTGGATATGCATGGGTTTTGGAGAACTGGTGCATGTATAATTAATGGATGAATTTAATATTTCAATATCCTGAGGTTCAAAGTCAGTCATTTCTAAACTGGCATGGCTATCACTCACAAAACAAAACTAGGTTCTGATACATTCagagaagcatcagttcttggttTTATGTCTGAGGGACAGGATTTCTCTGCAGTATCTGGgggatttttaagaaatttctgtGGAGGCATCTCCTGGTCTTTTGAAAATGTGTCATCTATACTTTTTTGGTCAAAAACTGCCAAAGCAGAGCAAGTTTTCTTCTCACTTTTTGTTTGAGCAGCACtaagatttctatttcttttctttgtgctACTTAAGTTCCCTTGTTGTCTGGTGAAATCTTCTGAAGTAGCAAATGAAATATTAGTtaaatctttttcatcttctgAATCTTTCAGGTTCATTAAAGGTACTGATTTTTGAGTTTCAACTTGTTTTGGAGAGATGTGGCTTCTTTTCAGACTGCCAGATGAATCCGGTcctacttcattttcactttcagaatgaGACCTCAGAGTCCTGTTacgtgtcctgctgctgctgctgctgctcagtcgcttcagtcgtgtccgactctgtgcgaccccgtggactgcagcctaccaagcttctccgtccatgggattctccaggcaagaacactggagtgggttgttacgTGTCATACATAAATACAAACAACTGTAAACATACAGTCACAAAATTTCAATATAAagacatatttgaaaattttacttgGGAGAAGAATTCTTaagatttcacatttttctctttgtattgcACTATACAAGAAACACTTCCCCAGTTTTACTCCCTTGATTTGAATTTAGCTACTTTTCATGTTGAAGGTGATACATTccacatttcaaatatttttccaataCATCTGAAAATATAGAGTGCTgtcaatattgtaataaattattttatgcttcagacatttcctgattttaatttttttgcaataGTTTCTAATTCATATACCTCCAGCCTAGTGATACACAGAGCTGGTGAAACCACCAGCTGTGACTCCCTGCTCAAAGATTATCTTCTGTTTTCACAAATGACTGAGGTATTTTGTCTGTTTAAGGTCAAGAATAGGAGAAGCAGACTTCCAAAATTTCTTGCCAACTGAACATCCTTGGCATTCCTATCTAAATGAGACAGTCTCAATGAAGTCTGAAGGAAGCATTCATTATGGAATGTCCAGAACAAAAGAGTCCAATAGGTCCCCAAGGTAATTATAATTTTTGGTGTCTCAACCAATTCTTTGAATTACAAGTGGAAAAGAACAAGATGAAAGATAAAGGTGACCATTCTTGCACAGTCAAGACAAATTCATCTTTGGCCTGGAATTTGTATATCCCACTCATGAAACTAAAAGcccttattttacttagttttttattttacttagttCAGCCTCCTTAGCCTCCTTAAAAGGCACTTGAATGACAACCTGCATTGTCATCAATATAATATTTGACAGTTTCCACAAAGTGCAATTTTGATTTTATCACATTTCCAATGATGTTTCAGTGACGTCTCAACCTTACAGATTGACAGTTGCCTGTATGATCTGTCCTTTTAgtgcagtgaaagtcactcagttgtgtccgactctttgtgacaccatggattatacagtccatggaattctccaggccacaatactggagtgggtagcctttcccttctccaggggatcttcccaacccaaggatcgaacccaggtctccctcattgcaggtggattctttaccagctgagccacaagagcaGTAAAGGGGATGCTGTGGCTGCACGGGCTGGGACGTGAACCCAGGCCTTCCGCGTGGCAGGCAAGatttctaccactgaaccacccatgCATCTAAGGCACACTCTTAGAGAATGTTCTTCTAGGACAATGACACCCTATATTGACTTTATATTAGAATTCATTCCCCTGCCAAGGGAGGCAGAGTTTGATTTTTTGAATAGCAAGTACCTACTTATACTTAGTAACAAAACTGAGATGGTTACAGAACTGGTTTCTGTTACCCTTCTGATAgcctattcattttttaaaaattaattatttggctgtaccaggtcttagttgtggcatgcgggatctagttccctgaccaggaatcaaacccaggccccctggatTAGGAGCACAGGGtctttagccactgaaccaccagggaagggcctCTGAGAGCCTGTTCATCTTAATGCCACTCCATGATTATTCACAGAGTCATGTGTGCCAGGCAGAAGATTCTAGAAATGGAGTAAATAAAAGATTGTATTTAGAGAGGCAAAACCAAACGAGACAGATGACATGCTTATCTTTTTTCGTTCCTattattcattttccttcataggatggaaaaaaatgggaaaaatgcaGCTTGTCATAAATTGAAAATCTTACAGAGTTGAATGAAACAAGAAATGGTCAACAAGTCCAGTGGTGCTACTTCAtgtcaaaattagaaaaatataaataatgcagtttgtttttactaaaaataacgaattaaaaaagtatttaaagatCTAGCATTTTGAAGTCATGTTCTTTCTGTACTGTGGTGTTAACACAATCCTTTCATGGAACAGTAGTATAATATGTGTATGTTTGACTTAAGTTCTCAGTAATATAACTTGGCAATTTGTATCTTTTAAACCAGTCTTGAAATTTGACAGGTCTGTGAAATTCACAAGTTTAAAAAACTCAATTTGATCACTTGTCCCATTCTGATGTTCTTTTTACTAAGCCAGTCATGAAGCCCCATCAATTCATTAAATAATGTCTGTCAAATATGACTTTTACTTTCTTACTCTGTAAAGCATCACTCTTTTCTAAGCCCTAGCTGCCTTATCACTCTTAACTGAACTTAGACACTCCTTACCCTTTAAATCACTGTAAAAACACCTTTCATGGGACATCCCTTTTGACGCATAATGAAATTCAAACGAAGAGACTGAAACAACCTCCCCCCTCCTTAGCACACTCTTGTCCCTGAAGTTACATGTAAACCCCAAAGAGGTAGTAAGTAAATGTTCAAGTATTGCTCCATAATACATGCtcaattttattcaatttttcatCAAACAGGGCTGATGGCAACTCCTACCTTGCATGCTTGAATGCtgacttttctcttttgatttctgtgACATGTTTCATGCTAAcctatgtttaaaaaatacaaaaacctaCATTGTTGATGGTTTAAAGtacaatatattaattattttatttatcagaCATCTGCAATTGCTTGTTCTGTCATCCTCTAAAAGGCACCATCTGAAACTATCTTCATTAATGATCCTCTCCTTTAAAAATCAGTGACTCTGTTGAACGTctcatatttgaaaaatgtttggaaaaattttgtaaaaaagCAATTAGCAACGTTCTCTTTACCCACATCTTACAACAAGTAGGAAGCCTACTCTGTGTTTATCTCCTTCTCAGTAAGCCAGTCACCCAGCCCCACGGTATGTAATGTCAGTCAAGTGTGgatttttcttattctgtaaaACAGTACTTTTTTCCTAAGACCCGGTGACTTACTACTTATAACTATATTTAGAACCTCTCCCCTTTAAATCAttgaaaaaacatgaaaaaagcaCTTTGTGAAGAATAAAAACAGTTAATGTTTGTACAGTCATTACAACATTGCCAACTATTTAATAAATGCTGTATAAATTTTGTTAAACAAAATGTACTTATGTATGACAACTTCTAACTCcttcataattaaatattttaaaatattgctactGTTTCTCTGTGTGGGTGATAATGGTCAAGAACATAGACTTCACtgtcaatttttaatatttataacattaaGTATAGCCTTGTTGTACAGAAGCTATTCAGTAAATACTTAGTCACTCACTCAATACAGCTCACTCATAATATAGACTTTCTCTTAAGCAATTATTAAAATTCACAACCTTCCAAGAAGcgttttctaataaaaaattaatttgtaagtTTAAAGGTAGACATTTGTTAAGGCATCTCTCATATACACAGTCATTCatatcattttacagataatatgAATGGTTTAATCTAAAAGGTTAATTAGTAAATTCATTTTGCAAGGCAACATTTAAAGCATTCTCAATTTTTACAATTCTGTAAACTACATACTTGTTTGCTTCAACAAGTTCGCTCTCTTAGACTTACAAAACTCACTTTAAAACATTCATTACCTTTTGTTTTTTACAACTGGGAACAGCAGTATCTTTCTCTTGTTCCTGAGAGTCTCCACATTTGTCTACAGTGATAGGTTGTTTTTTAGAggaatttgaaacatttttaattgtgTACTCTGAAACTAAAGGCACCTTCCCACAGGTACTGGATTTTTTGATACTCTTCCTACATTTTATATGACTATtcgcatttttctttctctttggttgGGAAGTCTTTCTGTTGTGCAGCATTtggcaaaggataaaagaaatGGTTAACTGAGCATTTTTAACACATATTATCTTCATATGTTCAATCGTTTTCATGACTTTCATAATATGGACCATTTTCCCTAAATCCTTCCGAGGTGTGGCTGTTATACTTCCAAGCAGTGTGGAAAACTGACTGTAGTTGTATTCTAATTCTGTCACAGTGCTTCCATAATTTATGGATGCTATACATGGCACAAAGTTGATGTATGTGGAAATGGAATACTCCGACTTCATAAGAaggttttttatttctgaaagttcTTCAAGTTCTCTTGACAGCAAACGAACAGCATAGGAGCAGTTAACAGCTTCATTATATTTGTAGATAATATCCAGATCTTTCTTAAGCTCAGAAATAGAAGTCTCTATCACCTTCCAAAGACAATCTGTTGGATCGCCtttcagaaatgagaaagaagtcATTTTTTCTTGGCAGTGAACCAGTTCAGGAAGAAGTGACACATCAAACCAGAGCATACTTCGAAACCTCTGCTTGTCTAGTTTCTGTGCCACTGAGCTTTTAAGAAAGTGAATTGTTTCTGAGAGCATGACGATTTCAATATAGGTTTCAGTGGCCTCAGGTTTTAAAATTACTGCCTTATGGCTGTAGTTTTTCATCATGTACAAACTATTTTCTTCGGTGATAAAAATAtcatctgtgttttcttcttgcagcaactgaaaatatttttttaaaatttctaagtcATCAGTACATCTCAAAGTGAGTTCCTGTAATTTTTTCACATCTGCAAATTCAGCTTGATCCAGTATTTCACTAACACAACAGGTATCTGGATGTGAAAGCAAAGTACCATTAAGCCTAGAGTTTTCCATGCTAATTGTTGCTTTGTTTACTACAGCATTGGACTCTCTGGAAGCAATCACTGAATTCTCCTCAAGTCCAATAGTAGAAATTTGTTCACTGCTTAAATCTTTAGACAATGTATCATATATCTTCTGCAACTTAGAAACTGCATATCGATTCATTCTAAGTAccatttctttgttcctttctgaGTATTTTTTGCAGAAAGactgtctcttttctttccaaacaAGACTTTTTGAAGCATCAAAAAAGATATGTTCCAGACCATAAAGagctattttaatatttactgcCTCATTGCTCTTGATAAAATTAACTTTTGAGGAGATCATTTCTAAGATAATCCACAGATGGTCTTGTTTTCCTGGACAGGAATCAATTTGGGGATAGTCCCCATACATACTGATCAGGCTTAATGTACTTTTCCTCAAGGTTTCTAGGTCTCCTAAATTATCTCCAAAGTTAACTCCATAGGTAAATggcacagaaagagaaaagtcaaagcaATCTGAACGCTGCTTCATTACTGCTTCACATTCATCAATTTGTCGCTTGTATTTTAAGTATGCGTAGTATGAATTGTTTCCCCTTTTGGTTTCTTCAAACAGTTCGATTAATTGATCATGATAGCTCTGCAGCTCAGAGAAGGCATTATATTTTAATCTGCATTGAAAAGCCGGATAGAAACTGGATTGTTGCTGAAATCCACGCGGTCTGCCAAGCAGCTCGCTGTACAGTGTCTCATCATACCAGAGCAAGCTCCGGAATGTTGGTTCACCTCCCAGGagcctttttttgttttcaatgaaTTGAATAGTTTCCATCATCATCTGGAGTTCTACCAAGGAGTCAATAGCACACGGTTTTAATCTGTGTTTGCAGTTACACCACAGGTTTTCTTCCACCAACAGGTCTCTTGAAATCAAGATTtgtttaaatgaacatttttgtcttctttcaaaaGCTTCAACAAACAAAGGAAGAATATTTTGAcaaacttcactttcttcctgCAGAATCTGTACAGATGACGTTTCATCTGCCCTCCTCAAAATTTGAGTGAGCTTAACTGTAGGAGCCAAATTATTACTTTGacaatgtttttctttgaattcatTCATTGACTTCTTCTTCAGAGGAGGAGAGACTTTGGAGGGTTCAGACTGGCCACACAGATGAGGCATACGATTCCTCCCTGTAATGCCTGGTTTGGAGTCACAGGCTACTTCTGAAGGTAATGAGGAGTCACACTGAAGGTCATGGCTaacttttccctcctttttctttcttttgttacgCTGATTAGAAGCAATGTTTCTCAAAGAGACTGCCTCAGTAGCCTTTTTAATCTTTACACGAGAATCAATCAAGTTGTTTTTCATCGTTTTCTCACTTAAGCAGGAGGAGCCTTCTAATATCTTATTCTTTTGATCTTTGTACTCAGTCTTAACACTTGATCCTTCAGTCACGTTCATGTGAACtgaatcctttcttttttctgcttgtttATCTTTCCACATTTTTCCGTCCTGAACGTCTTTCTCTGCAATACCTTCTTGGGAAGAAGAGCCCTTTACGTTGTCTTTTACGACCAGAAAACTGTCATCGGGAAATACTTTCTTCCTCTCACTGTCTTTACTTTCTTCGGTTTCTGATGTGACAGTCACCTCAGAATTCTCAACATTTGTTTCATCCCCATCGACATGAACGCATTTACTTGAAGAGCAATATTCTGTCTTTTGAAGTTCGTTTCCACCACATCCTTGCAGATAGTGTGGTGCAATGGTAGACATTGCTGGGAAATCTACAGCAGTAATGCTCTGTTTAGCCATGGAAGACTTTGAAGATTCTCCCTCACTGTCTGTCGCTGGAGCGGCTGATAACAATTGAGGAATATGAGTTTGACTTAATGGATCCATAAGGAAGTTTCCTGTAATAATTCCTGGTTTGGAGATCTCCTTAGGAGTTGTCCATTTTTCTATGGGAAAATTTACCTCCAGGTTTCCTTTATAACCAGATAAAATAAGGTTATTTGGTTTGTAGATATCAGTGTTGAAAAAATGCTTCACCTTTGATTCTAAGACGGAAATAACTATGTCAGTTTCCACTTTTGGGTGGGCTATACAAGTTGCATCATAATTTTGGTCCACACTAAAACttatgttgttttcttctatgcaACTTAAAGACATCAAATTCcttttacttattatttctttAGCCTCAGAATTGTTTACTTTTGTTGTATACTGATTATCATCAAGTGCTGAATGGTTCTCAAGTTTTTCATATTTACTAATGTTAGATGAAAACTCTCtatcagtttcattttcttttttagtgagtTTCTCATCTGGGCAGTCTGGGGAAAAGAGACATCCAGTTTTTCTAGAAAAGGGCTGAAGTTCTGATGATTTGGGATTTCTCACACTGCTGTTAGTATAAGCTGACTGACTTGTACTTTGAGACATGGAGCACAGGGCCAACTGTGATTCTGGACACACTTGATCACAATATTCTCTCATGTGAATTGTTGTGTGACTACTGGAGACACCGGACACATTTTCAGAAAGGCACTCTGTGAGTCTCTctctatttgttttataaaagttGTACTTTGATACATGAGTTAATGATTTATCAACTTCAAATCCCAAAGCTCTATTCTCTCCAGgtatattgtattttctttttgacaGAAAATGTTTAGTGGAATAATACCCTCTTTCAGACACAGAACTATAACCTTGAAGGTCACAACTTTCCCAGAAACTGTTGCATATTACTGCATATGCTCTTGGTAAAGGGCCCCCTCCGTTTTCTCCCACTTCAGTTATCAGCTGCAAAGACATGTAAACTCTTCTGTGAGCATCTTTTAAGTGAAGAATGGCTCTGTCAAGTTTTCTGGAAAGACATTGGCTTTTGCACAAAGATGCTTCTCTATTTAGAATATCCAGGACACTCCCAATGTGTTTTTCTGACTGTGAAAAGGTTTTAATTCGTTCTTGGGATAACGAAAAAAAACATTCCAATGAGTCTTGACTTGTTAGCTTCCTCCTCTTCTCACAAATTTCGTGATGTCTTAAATTTTTATCTGGTATGTTCTGGTCCCTGAAAGGTGTACAGGGCTTTCTCTTGCCAATTCTTGATTCTGTCTCCTTCTTACTTCTAGTATCAGCACCACTGGTTTTTGACTCTGTCAGGGAATATCTGTTTTCCTTGTTTACTGTTGTGACATCAGAAGGTTCAGTTAGCAaaggtctgttttgtttttcagacatGTGATTCACATGCATATTATGACTCAAGTCCAAAGAAAGTGAGGTTTCAGATTTACTTGCTAGTCCAGATTCTTGCCTTATATTACCAAATTCACTTTCAGAGGGATGATATGAATTTTTAGCAGAACACTGAGAATGAATTTCAAATTCTAGAACTTCTTCCTcctcatttatttctgattttgtggCTTCAGTTACATATTTGCAGAAATCATCTTTCGATGCAAGGGACTCAACAGTAGGACTGAATCCTTTCACAAATGTATTAGTAATCGTAACTTGCAGATCAGGAAGTAAAATTGGTTGGACGAGCTCTGGTTCATAATTTTGTGTAGAGGAAGAAGCACAACTGTGTTCCTCAGAGCAATGCTGGTCCTGATTCTCACCTCTTGTGGTGCTTTTCAAAACTTCCATCTCCCCATTACTGCTTCCCAACAGACCTTCCCAATCGATGCGAGACTTTAGAGCCTCATAGGAGTCCTCGAATTCTTCATAAAGTACATTTCCATGGCTATAAGCATCCTGTGGAATACTCACAGGAAAAGCATCATCACTCTCTTCTGATCCTACTTCAGTCTCATTATCCAATTTGAAGCTTTGAAGAACTGAGTTGGCACTTACTGTTTGATAAAATGAGTTGTGGAATCGatttttatctgtatttatttcaGAAGCAGAAACCTCAAGTTTGCTTAACAAACCAAAATCAGAACAAGTTTCTTTAAACTGGCCTCTTTGGTGATCTTCAGGATTTGTGCATACCACAGGCATTGCAGCATCGGCTATCTCAACTGCAGCACGTGAGGCTACATGTACCGAAGAACTTGCAATTTGAAGAAATGCTGTGGAAGTCAAATGCTCTCCAGTCCTTTCAGTATGctgaatatctttttcttttatggcgGTAAtgagatcttcattttctaatgaTGTAGACTCAGGgcatatatgtttttttccagtagttaacTTAAAAGCAGTAGaaaattcttcagaactcagaaTTTCAATGCTATTGTCATCTTTATTCACCCTCCTTTCACCTATGTTggtaaaaaaatttgttttgtgtGTCTGAAAACTCTGCTTCTCATCTCCATATATATTCCCTATGTTGTTTTCTACAGATGAAGCAATGTTCTCCATTTCAGCCTCATTCTGGCTTTCTTTATCATTATCACTTTGTTCTCTGAAATCAGTATTCCGGTGCACATCATTGTTCAACTGTGCAATACAGAACCGAGTATGATGCTGACCTTTATTGTTAAATAGAGGAGTTTCTTTGCAGTCTCTTTGAATGTTTTCTAGGGACACTGGATCATATTCATTTCTCCTTTGAACACATATATGTTCTCTAGCTATGCTGCAATTTGCATCATGAGCTGTTTTAATATCATGACATGAAGTAACAGCTGGCAGTTGTGTGGTCTGGGGAATGTCTTCTGCTTCCTGGAAAGCATCAGCTGTAATGTTAACACAGTTTTGATCTGGTTTTTCCAATTTCAGCTCCATTAGTTTTTGAGAAATGGCAAAATCTGTATGAGTGTTATCTTTATACTCTAGAGAGTTTTTAGGAGGCTTCTGTGGAAGTCTCTCCACTCTTGGAGTAAGATTGTTTTGTATTTCCAATGCTAGGTGACCTAGCTCATACTTCTCTTCTGTGGTAAATGGCAAAGATTTTGGTTTTTCTAACCCTTGAGTAATTAATATTTGATCACAATTTTCCTGCAAATAATCAAGACTCTCATCCTCTTTGTTGTCTTGGTTCAAAGAAATGTAATTACCTATTCTTTCATTAGTAAAAGAACGATCATTTCCTTTCCACAAACGTTGCTTTCCTTCATGTTTGGCATTGTCTTCCGGCTTGGTGAAGTTCCTTATCTTCCCAGTATTCTGAACGTACTCATGTATGCTTTCTTTACTTTGGAGTGGAAAAAGTGTAGACATTTGGTGACCAGTCTcatatacagttttaaaattagaaaactgtGATTCTGGAGAGATGGGACCACTGTACTTGTCTGTACAA
Protein-coding sequences here:
- the TEX15 gene encoding testis-expressed protein 15 isoform X1; this translates as MEMKEIGKHNTLWKMNSTSQPLFVNGRNGNPLKKFTIPKIRRTAGKVYLSPCYTNTREYSFIHDTLNECRLDVSCDLQSSWQFGDTKLIHNESLEKNFTSKRSEMREIGRHGRELEEHFCFLALRQKDVAEIYHNGISTKASSLRILGNPLLGIYIFRHVDVALNYAHSRSITVESIIMFKVLFGKVKKIQPSLDKGKVSLDPSPNFDCHMSRNIPSLKDTIELQAYSSAVYLYEYNILSQPVDKPRQCLPYAIVTVKFIGQKVDNGHFMTSLRSLSTGFPKKTERTCSLNNCTVAKRIGKGKDATVIFEHFRKPIDPFVQENCLCDVSNSEINPSNSDISNCYGNTQNGNISVLETCSGHMEYNSAECRDTSQLLACDSGYSFIPSNTGESVNNGDLLNLTYLKAILSSLAAAFPLHNNTDSSTVITSKLIKDPRLMKREESMGKHNTVTGLSEMLPFEKSLDFVNSEINLSSMPTDPASTSEGVPGDQTVTNCLDASCFRISLDDSQTQAHNLGSKTSDYTAPNTITMAGQCENQDDFSFPMFLSNVVSEVEIQKHEEEKAQRSQQRDTIPFLTDESSESHDSYESVNICTDKYSGPISPESQFSNFKTVYETGHQMSTLFPLQSKESIHEYVQNTGKIRNFTKPEDNAKHEGKQRLWKGNDRSFTNERIGNYISLNQDNKEDESLDYLQENCDQILITQGLEKPKSLPFTTEEKYELGHLALEIQNNLTPRVERLPQKPPKNSLEYKDNTHTDFAISQKLMELKLEKPDQNCVNITADAFQEAEDIPQTTQLPAVTSCHDIKTAHDANCSIAREHICVQRRNEYDPVSLENIQRDCKETPLFNNKGQHHTRFCIAQLNNDVHRNTDFREQSDNDKESQNEAEMENIASSVENNIGNIYGDEKQSFQTHKTNFFTNIGERRVNKDDNSIEILSSEEFSTAFKLTTGKKHICPESTSLENEDLITAIKEKDIQHTERTGEHLTSTAFLQIASSSVHVASRAAVEIADAAMPVVCTNPEDHQRGQFKETCSDFGLLSKLEVSASEINTDKNRFHNSFYQTVSANSVLQSFKLDNETEVGSEESDDAFPVSIPQDAYSHGNVLYEEFEDSYEALKSRIDWEGLLGSSNGEMEVLKSTTRGENQDQHCSEEHSCASSSTQNYEPELVQPILLPDLQVTITNTFVKGFSPTVESLASKDDFCKYVTEATKSEINEEEEVLEFEIHSQCSAKNSYHPSESEFGNIRQESGLASKSETSLSLDLSHNMHVNHMSEKQNRPLLTEPSDVTTVNKENRYSLTESKTSGADTRSKKETESRIGKRKPCTPFRDQNIPDKNLRHHEICEKRRKLTSQDSLECFFSLSQERIKTFSQSEKHIGSVLDILNREASLCKSQCLSRKLDRAILHLKDAHRRVYMSLQLITEVGENGGGPLPRAYAVICNSFWESCDLQGYSSVSERGYYSTKHFLSKRKYNIPGENRALGFEVDKSLTHVSKYNFYKTNRERLTECLSENVSGVSSSHTTIHMREYCDQVCPESQLALCSMSQSTSQSAYTNSSVRNPKSSELQPFSRKTGCLFSPDCPDEKLTKKENETDREFSSNISKYEKLENHSALDDNQYTTKVNNSEAKEIISKRNLMSLSCIEENNISFSVDQNYDATCIAHPKVETDIVISVLESKVKHFFNTDIYKPNNLILSGYKGNLEVNFPIEKWTTPKEISKPGIITGNFLMDPLSQTHIPQLLSAAPATDSEGESSKSSMAKQSITAVDFPAMSTIAPHYLQGCGGNELQKTEYCSSSKCVHVDGDETNVENSEVTVTSETEESKDSERKKVFPDDSFLVVKDNVKGSSSQEGIAEKDVQDGKMWKDKQAEKRKDSVHMNVTEGSSVKTEYKDQKNKILEGSSCLSEKTMKNNLIDSRVKIKKATEAVSLRNIASNQRNKRKKKEGKVSHDLQCDSSLPSEVACDSKPGITGRNRMPHLCGQSEPSKVSPPLKKKSMNEFKEKHCQSNNLAPTVKLTQILRRADETSSVQILQEESEVCQNILPLFVEAFERRQKCSFKQILISRDLLVEENLWCNCKHRLKPCAIDSLVELQMMMETIQFIENKKRLLGGEPTFRSLLWYDETLYSELLGRPRGFQQQSSFYPAFQCRLKYNAFSELQSYHDQLIELFEETKRGNNSYYAYLKYKRQIDECEAVMKQRSDCFDFSLSVPFTYGVNFGDNLGDLETLRKSTLSLISMYGDYPQIDSCPGKQDHLWIILEMISSKVNFIKSNEAVNIKIALYGLEHIFFDASKSLVWKEKRQSFCKKYSERNKEMVLRMNRYAVSKLQKIYDTLSKDLSSEQISTIGLEENSVIASRESNAVVNKATISMENSRLNGTLLSHPDTCCVSEILDQAEFADVKKLQELTLRCTDDLEILKKYFQLLQEENTDDIFITEENSLYMMKNYSHKAVILKPEATETYIEIVMLSETIHFLKSSVAQKLDKQRFRSMLWFDVSLLPELVHCQEKMTSFSFLKGDPTDCLWKVIETSISELKKDLDIIYKYNEAVNCSYAVRLLSRELEELSEIKNLLMKSEYSISTYINFVPCIASINYGSTVTELEYNYSQFSTLLGSITATPRKDLGKMVHIMKVMKTIEHMKIICVKNAQLTISFILCQMLHNRKTSQPKRKKNANSHIKCRKSIKKSSTCGKVPLVSEYTIKNVSNSSKKQPITVDKCGDSQEQEKDTAVPSCKKQKVSMKHVTEIKREKSAFKHASSSDGSSTPQTYQGVTFYEVQPPPPGMLTAVTSHFQNTPSHLLCSQYFGYFAGEPQANDFVPVNDYFPPQMPVYNFQQPVFSQYTPHQPSTPYPCSPDLDALLEAPWTYGPCHQEPFEPGR